The Thermosipho japonicus region TATAAACGACTATCCAGAAAAAGTTGAAATCGGTTCGATGGTGACAATATCAGCTTTTGAAGAGCATCCTGTACTTTCAACTTTATACAACGGCTTTTTAAAAAATGTTGCAGAAAAAATTTTAAGTTATCAAATGAGAAATATAGTTACTGTTGGAGGAACTATATTTCCTAAATACGGTTTTTCCGATTTAATTACCGCTCTTTTAGTATTAAACACAAATGTAAAGTTATACAAAAACGGTGAAATACCACTTGAAAAATTTCTTGAATCAAAAATAACAAAAGACATCATGGTAAAAATCGAGATAATGAAAGAAGATTTAAGGGTAGCATTTAAATATGTTAGAAATTCAGAATATGATTTTTCTTTACTAAATGTAGCTGTATCAAACAATAAGGGAAAATTCAAAATTGCTGTCGGTGCAAGACCTGGTATAGCTCAACTTGCTAAAAACGCTGCAGAATTTTTGTCAAATAACACAGTCACAAAAGAAAGTATTGAAAAAGCTGCAAAAATTGCAGCTGAAGAATTAAAATTTTCAGATGATTTAAGGGCCACAGCAGAGTATAGAAAAAAGGTTTGTAAAGCACTTGTAAAGCGTACCCTTGAGGAGGTGACAAAATGAAAATTAGTCTAATAATAAACGGTGAACAAAAAGACGTTGAAATAAATCCAGATGATATTTTACTCGATGTTCTAAGAAAGCTAGGCTATTATAGCGTTAGGAGAGGTTGTGACACTGGAATGTGTGGAATTTGTACTGTATTATTTGATGGAAAACCTGTACCTTCATGTTCTGTTTTTGCTGCAAGAGCCGATGGTCATCATATAACAACAGTTGAAGGCCTCGAAGATGCAAAAGTTTTTGCCCAATATCTTGCAGAAGAAGGTGCCGACCAATGTGGTTTTTGCAGTCCTGGATTGATCGTAAATACGGTCTATCTTAAAAATAAAAACATTAAAGATAAAGAGGAAATAACAGACAAATTAATTGGTAATCTTTGCAGGTGCACTGGATATGTAGGGCAGCATAGAGCAATAGAAAAATTCTTGGGGGTGGAAAAATGAAAGAAGTTACAAGAAAAATTCCAAAAAAGGATGCATTAGGTCTTCTTTTAGGAAAACCAGTATACACAGATGATCTATCCCCCAAAGACGCACTTGTGGTAAAGATTTTAAGAAGTCCCCATGCATTTGCAAAAATAAAAAGTATTGATACATCGAAAGCAGAGAAAATTGACGGAATAGAATGTGTTTTAACATATAAAGATCTTCCAAGAATTCCGATAACTAGAGCAGGACAGGGCTATCCTGAACCTTCACCGCATGATTGGTATATACTTGATGAATATGTAAGATATGTTGGAGATGAAGTTGCAATTGTTGCAGGAAAAGATGAAAAGGTTGTAGAAAAAGCATTGTCAGAAATTAAAGTAGAGTATGAAATACTAGAACCAGTTTTTGATTTTGAAAAAGCAGAAAATCATCCTTCAGTTATACATCCTGAAAAAGAAACTCATCCAATGTTTGAAATAGGGTTTGATGCTAAAAAAAACATTGCAGCATCATATGAAATGGAAATAGGCAATGTTGAAGAAGAGCTAAAAAAATGTGATGTAATAATTAACGAAAGATTTTATACACAAGCTCAAGCACATGTTGCTTTTGAACCACATACCGCTGCCTCATATATTGATATGCATGGAAGACTAGTGATTATTTCTTCAACACAGGTACCATTCCATGTTCGAAGAATAATTGCCGAAGCATTTAATATACCAATAAAAGACATTAGAGTTGTAAAACCAAGGATTGGTGGTGGCTTTGGTGGAAAACAAGCAATACATGGTGAGCCTTTTGTTGCCGCTGTTACATTAAAAACAGGAAAACCTGCAAAAATTGTTTATTCTCGTCAAGAAGTTTTTGAAGCAACATATACTAGACATCCTATGAGATATGATATTACACTAGGAGCAACAAAAGATGGAAAATTAAAGGTTATTGACATGAAAGGTTTATCAGATACCGGAGCATATGGAGAACATGCTCTTACTACATTTATGGTTGCTGGTTCAAAAACACTTCCAATGTACAACAAAGTTGATGCTGTAAGATTTTCAGGAAAAGTTGTTTATACAAATAAAGTACCTGCTGGGGCATATAGAGGATATGGTGCAATTCAAGGAAACTTTGCACTTGAATCTGCTATTGATATCTTAGCAGAAAAACTAAATATGGATCCTGCAGAATTTAGAAAAAAGAATATGATACGTGAAGGCGAAACTTCACCAATATTCAAGATAATGGGCGAAGGCCGTGAAGGAGTAGATATGATTGTAAGAAGTTGTAAATTAAATGAATGTGTTGAAGAAGGAATGAAATTAATCAACTGGAAAGAAAAATTTCCAAGAAAAAAAATATCAGAAACTAAATTCAGAGGAATTGGAATGGCAATAGCAATGCAAGGTTCAGGTATTGCAAACATTGATATGGGATCCGCCATACTAAAATTAAACGATGATGGATCATTTAATTTATTAGTTGGAGCAACGGATCTTGGTACTGGAAGTGACACAATACTTGCCCAAATAGCAGCTGAAGTCCTTCAAGTTCCTACTGAAAATATTATTGTTTATTCATCAGACACCGATCTTACTCCATTTGACGTTGGCGCATATGCATCAAGTACTACATACGTCTCAGGCAATGCTGTCAAAAGGGCAGCAGAAAAAATGAAAAGAATGATTATTAGAGAAGGAGCGCTTAAATTAGGGCTTGATGAATCAAAAGTAGACTTTGATGGAAAATATATATTGGAAAAAGATGGTAGTAAAAAAGTTGATTTAAAAGAACTTGCCACAGTTTTGTATTACACTGAAAATCAAAAGCAGCTGATTGCAGATGCTTCATATGTTGGTGAAGAATCTCCACCACCATTTATGGCAGGTTTTGCAGAAGTTGAAGTTGATATTGAAACAGGAAAAGTTAAGCTTATAAACTATGTGGCGGTAGTAGATTGTGGTGTTACAATTAATCCAAATCTTGCAAGAATTCAAGTTGAAGGTGGTCTTGTGCAGGGAATTGGTATGACATTATTTGAAGATGTTAAATACTCACCAAGTGGAAAATTATTGACAAACAATTTAATGCAATATAAAATTCCTTCAAGAAAAGATATAGGAAATATAATCGTAAAATTTGTAGAAAGTTATGAACCTACTGGTCCCTTTGGCGCTAAATCTGTTGCAGAAATTGGAATTGACACACCACCGGCTGCAATAGCTAATGCAATATATAATGCAGTCGGTGTTAGAATTACATCTCTTCCAATAACTCCTGAAAAAATATTATCAAAATTATAAAAGATATGCCCCGGTTTTAAAACCGGGGCATATTTTTAAATCATATTCTTAGTCATTTCCATAAAGTTTATTATATAAAAACACCCAAGTTGCAACATCATTTCCATCAATTTTTCCATCTTTTGGGAATGAAATATCGAGCTTTTCTATGTCGGCACTTTCAGTACTACCAACTTTTGAAACCAAATAATTAAAGTCATTAATGTCTACAACACCATCACCATTACAATCAACTGAATCTCCCTCATGTTTTGCTAAATCATCAAAGATGGAAACATACATGTTCCTTGAATCGATCATCCACCAACCAACTTTTTTTGCCTCATACGCTTCTTTAGAAATTGCTGGAACTACAAAGTAGCCTCCATCTCCCCAATTGTAACCCCATGAATTTTTTACAATCCAGAACAAGCTGGTTGTATAAGTCGCATCAATTGTAGGATCATAATATGTGAATGAGCCATCTGGAAGTTCTTCATCTAGAATTGGACTTGCTTCAGGATTAATTTTTGAAGACAATATAACATCGTCAAGATCTTTTCCATCTACCCAACCTACTAGCGTAACAGCATGCCCACCTGATTGTTCATTTGAAGTAGGAACATATATTCCACGGCTATATCCTCCAAAATCAGCTGGAACAGTATATGCAACTGAAAGAGAGCCAAAGCGTTTTAATGCAGTTTTTATCATATTAATGTATTCTTCATAACTATAACCTAATTCGTTTGCACTTACCGCATCTGGTATCATTATTGTTCTGCTAGCTTTAATTCTTGGAGCCCTGTATGCTTGTGGAGGCAATGGTATTACTTCATCTGAAACAAGATATACGTCCGAATATGGAGCAGATTCTTCCTTAATCATACCATATCTAACCATATTATAGGATGAAAAATACACATTCCCGCCTTCCAAAGAGTTTTTATCCTGTACATACTCATATCTAGATTTTGTATATACATCCCAATCAATATTATGATATGCTGCCCATCTTTCTGAAAAATCAACTAAATTATCTACATTTCCTTCTTCTTTACCAAGAACTTGTACTGCATAAGCACTTTCCATCATAGCTGCTGTTGAAAATGCCCAACAACTTCCGTGCATATATTGATCTCTGATTGGTTCTAATCTATAAAAAGTCTTATCTGTTATATTTTCAGGTTTAATCAACACAAAAGAAGACATCATTAAATCATCTGTTGTTGTCATATTATCTGGAGTCACTTTTCCTTTAAAGGAGTTAAGAT contains the following coding sequences:
- a CDS encoding FAD binding domain-containing protein, whose product is MIKFKEYVKPKTLEEAYQILTEKNSRVIGGAAFLKLSSQEFDVAIDLIDANLDFINDYPEKVEIGSMVTISAFEEHPVLSTLYNGFLKNVAEKILSYQMRNIVTVGGTIFPKYGFSDLITALLVLNTNVKLYKNGEIPLEKFLESKITKDIMVKIEIMKEDLRVAFKYVRNSEYDFSLLNVAVSNNKGKFKIAVGARPGIAQLAKNAAEFLSNNTVTKESIEKAAKIAAEELKFSDDLRATAEYRKKVCKALVKRTLEEVTK
- a CDS encoding (2Fe-2S)-binding protein, with the translated sequence MKISLIINGEQKDVEINPDDILLDVLRKLGYYSVRRGCDTGMCGICTVLFDGKPVPSCSVFAARADGHHITTVEGLEDAKVFAQYLAEEGADQCGFCSPGLIVNTVYLKNKNIKDKEEITDKLIGNLCRCTGYVGQHRAIEKFLGVEK
- a CDS encoding C1 family peptidase — protein: MIKKISVLLILAIFGVFLFAGALVDNAQKYANNINARIEKFGLLWKASPNEKFFEEFEKFNVTSVDEVLRKLNGTRELPSEVKSKIFNYLNSFKGKVTPDNMTTTDDLMMSSFVLIKPENITDKTFYRLEPIRDQYMHGSCWAFSTAAMMESAYAVQVLGKEEGNVDNLVDFSERWAAYHNIDWDVYTKSRYEYVQDKNSLEGGNVYFSSYNMVRYGMIKEESAPYSDVYLVSDEVIPLPPQAYRAPRIKASRTIMIPDAVSANELGYSYEEYINMIKTALKRFGSLSVAYTVPADFGGYSRGIYVPTSNEQSGGHAVTLVGWVDGKDLDDVILSSKINPEASPILDEELPDGSFTYYDPTIDATYTTSLFWIVKNSWGYNWGDGGYFVVPAISKEAYEAKKVGWWMIDSRNMYVSIFDDLAKHEGDSVDCNGDGVVDINDFNYLVSKVGSTESADIEKLDISFPKDGKIDGNDVATWVFLYNKLYGND
- a CDS encoding xanthine dehydrogenase family protein molybdopterin-binding subunit; the encoded protein is MKEVTRKIPKKDALGLLLGKPVYTDDLSPKDALVVKILRSPHAFAKIKSIDTSKAEKIDGIECVLTYKDLPRIPITRAGQGYPEPSPHDWYILDEYVRYVGDEVAIVAGKDEKVVEKALSEIKVEYEILEPVFDFEKAENHPSVIHPEKETHPMFEIGFDAKKNIAASYEMEIGNVEEELKKCDVIINERFYTQAQAHVAFEPHTAASYIDMHGRLVIISSTQVPFHVRRIIAEAFNIPIKDIRVVKPRIGGGFGGKQAIHGEPFVAAVTLKTGKPAKIVYSRQEVFEATYTRHPMRYDITLGATKDGKLKVIDMKGLSDTGAYGEHALTTFMVAGSKTLPMYNKVDAVRFSGKVVYTNKVPAGAYRGYGAIQGNFALESAIDILAEKLNMDPAEFRKKNMIREGETSPIFKIMGEGREGVDMIVRSCKLNECVEEGMKLINWKEKFPRKKISETKFRGIGMAIAMQGSGIANIDMGSAILKLNDDGSFNLLVGATDLGTGSDTILAQIAAEVLQVPTENIIVYSSDTDLTPFDVGAYASSTTYVSGNAVKRAAEKMKRMIIREGALKLGLDESKVDFDGKYILEKDGSKKVDLKELATVLYYTENQKQLIADASYVGEESPPPFMAGFAEVEVDIETGKVKLINYVAVVDCGVTINPNLARIQVEGGLVQGIGMTLFEDVKYSPSGKLLTNNLMQYKIPSRKDIGNIIVKFVESYEPTGPFGAKSVAEIGIDTPPAAIANAIYNAVGVRITSLPITPEKILSKL